In Mytilus trossulus isolate FHL-02 chromosome 6, PNRI_Mtr1.1.1.hap1, whole genome shotgun sequence, a single window of DNA contains:
- the LOC134722702 gene encoding uncharacterized protein LOC134722702 has translation MSSVLFRIAFGLVMRTTPAESNNGRRWTLCTTLEDTDYDDDLALLFHTKDHMKETTKKLEETTKMSGLKINAKKTKLMYLNTERHPVIFIEGKQLETVDSFNYLGSCVKQKIVLKGI, from the coding sequence ATGTCATCTGTTCTGTTCAGAATTGCTTTTGGTTTGGTAATGAGAACAACCCCAGCAGAAAGTAACAATGGACGGAGATGGACACTTTGTACCACACTTGAGGACACAGACTATGATGATGATTTAGCACTTTTATTTCATACCAAAGACCATATGAAGGAGACGACCAAAAAGCTAGAAGAAACAACTAAAATGAGTGGACTTAAGATCAATGCCAAAAAGACAAAGCTAATGTACCTAAATACAGAGAGACATCCTGTCATATTTATAGAAGGAAAACAGCTTGAAACAGTAGATTCATTTAATTATCTAGGCAGTTGTGTAAAACAGAAGATAGTGCTGAAAGGGATCTAA